The region AAACGTAGAGAATACTTTGAGAAACCAAGTGTAGTGAAGAAGAAGGCTGTAGAAGCTGCAAAAAGAAAAAGAGACAAAAAGAAACGATTGTTCGCAAAAAAGGACAAACTGTAATCTAAACCGCTCCCTATTGTATGACTCTGCAAGAAACAATCAATTCTGATTTAAAACAGGCTCTAAAGGCGAAAGATGAGGTTCTTTTGGGAACCTTGCGCCTAATAAAGGCTGATTTGCAGTATGAAATGACTAAGACTGGAGCAACAGAACTTAACGATAGTTTTGTGATGCAAGTCCTAAAATCCAATTACAAAAAAAGAAAAGACACAGCTCTTGAATATGAAAAGGCAAATCGTGAAGATTTGGCAAATAAAGAAAGGGCTGAAGCGGACATCATCTCTCGTTACATACCCAAAGAAGTTTCCGACGACCAAATCCAAGATGCAGTAACAAAAGCAATTACGGAAATGGGTGCCTCTTCCCCGTCTGACATGGGTAAGGTGATGGGGAAAGTGATGGCAGTCTTCAAAGGGCAAAACATCGACGGCTCTAAGGTATCTCTCATCGTTAAACAATCACTCAGTTCAAACTAAAAGGCAGTGAATTCCTACCAGAATTTCAAAGACAGAGTTCGGAGGGAAGTCTCCATTGAATCTTATATAGGACGTTTTGTTCCCTTAAAAAGATCGGGTAGAAATTATATTGGTCTATGCCCATTCCATAACGAAAAGACACCTTCCTTCCACGTAAAATCAGATTCTGGTTACTACCATTGTTTTGGCTGCAAAGCAAGTGGAGATATCTTTCGATTTGTTATGGACTACCAAAAGGTAGATTTTCCAAAGTCTTTAGAAATTCTCTCTGAGTATACAGGCATTCCACTTGTCTTAAAATCCAAAGAGGAAGAAGAAGAGGACCGTAAAAAAGAAGCGCTTTACCAGTTCAATGAACGCGTTCGGGTCTACTTTCAGAAGAACTTCCAGACAAGCGCAGGGGAAGTTGCCATGAAGTATCTCTTAGAACGAGGTTTATACGAAGATGAGGTTCGTATCTTTGGAATCGGATACGCATTGCCAGGCTTTCAAAATCTAGCGAAAGATTTCATTCGCAGTGAAGCCGAAACAAAGATGGCAGAAGCCTTAGGACTTTTAAAACGGCAGGACCAGAATCGAGATCCGTATGATTTTTTCCGCAATCGGATCATGTTTCCAGTCATAGATGCAAGGGGAAGGACCATTGCCTTTTCGGGTAGGATCCTTGGAAATTCTGAGGAAGCCAAATACATCAATAGTCCAAATTCCAGTATCTATGATAAAAGTAGAAGTTTTTATAATTTAAATTTAGCACAAGATTCCATCCGCAAGACTAGAGAGGTGATTGTCGTAGAAGGCGTGTTTGACGCTGTCGGTCTCTTCCGAAAAGGGATCGAATCTGTGGTAGCCCCTTTAGGGACCAGTTTCACAGACTCTCATGCAAGAATCCTAAAAAACATGGCTGACCGTGTCATTTTGATGATGGATGCTGATGCTGCAGGTGCAAAGGGTGCTTTCCGAGCTGTCACTTTTCTAAACAAAGAGGGAATCGACGTACGGATTGCCCAAATCCCAGAAGGGAAAGATCCCTTTGATTATTCTCTCAAACACAACAAATCCGAAATTCGAGACGTGTTCGAAAGATCCCAATCAGCATCGCAATTTATGATCCAACAGATTCTCGCAGGCGCAACTGTTCAGTCACTTCCCGAAACCAAACAGGCCGGTATCCGAAAGCTCATGGATTTCGTCAAAACGATGGAGAAAGAGACGGATAAGCAGGTCTATTTGCAGGAAGGTGCCAAACAGTTAGGGATCTCATTTTCTGCGATTTTTCAAGATTTTCAAGGTAAGACG is a window of Leptospira ryugenii DNA encoding:
- the rpsU gene encoding 30S ribosomal protein S21, coding for MTPQVGIYLKEGESIEAALRRFKRDCANAGIMSEIKRREYFEKPSVVKKKAVEAAKRKRDKKKRLFAKKDKL
- a CDS encoding GatB/YqeY domain-containing protein yields the protein MTLQETINSDLKQALKAKDEVLLGTLRLIKADLQYEMTKTGATELNDSFVMQVLKSNYKKRKDTALEYEKANREDLANKERAEADIISRYIPKEVSDDQIQDAVTKAITEMGASSPSDMGKVMGKVMAVFKGQNIDGSKVSLIVKQSLSSN
- the dnaG gene encoding DNA primase, producing the protein MNSYQNFKDRVRREVSIESYIGRFVPLKRSGRNYIGLCPFHNEKTPSFHVKSDSGYYHCFGCKASGDIFRFVMDYQKVDFPKSLEILSEYTGIPLVLKSKEEEEEDRKKEALYQFNERVRVYFQKNFQTSAGEVAMKYLLERGLYEDEVRIFGIGYALPGFQNLAKDFIRSEAETKMAEALGLLKRQDQNRDPYDFFRNRIMFPVIDARGRTIAFSGRILGNSEEAKYINSPNSSIYDKSRSFYNLNLAQDSIRKTREVIVVEGVFDAVGLFRKGIESVVAPLGTSFTDSHARILKNMADRVILMMDADAAGAKGAFRAVTFLNKEGIDVRIAQIPEGKDPFDYSLKHNKSEIRDVFERSQSASQFMIQQILAGATVQSLPETKQAGIRKLMDFVKTMEKETDKQVYLQEGAKQLGISFSAIFQDFQGKTGESSAPTNVDTKRTNAKLPEKKAEPIQVCERKMLAKLVQNQELFEYSEKILEMDFYDESASFLWDYLYTKYLQGEPISVAEILSKEDIPKEYLGELAGHFDMEPNEESSTQRKSFQDLILLHRKLHLEFQMNQLFDKMGNPQLTVDQKKEVLSEITYLKSERDKIWEYLRTLQVQEV